The following proteins come from a genomic window of Sphingosinicella flava:
- a CDS encoding amino acid aminotransferase translates to MADAGTGTGSTLLFDRLKPQAPDALLALIALANADKRPTKIDVGVGVYRDAAGGTPILRAVKKAELILLDTQETKAYLGAEGDVRFVQLMKELAFGPGASDSRIVGVQTPGGCGALRLGAELIRQAGGGARIFIGQPTWPNHAPLIGCAGLPMVDYKYYDRDSHTICFPQMMEALEEARPGDLVLLHGCCHNPTGADLSLEQWDIVSAFMARRGLVPFIDLAYQGLGNGLEADAAGMRMAVERCEQALVAHSCDKNFGVYRDRTGSLFVKGANDETAQLIYRNLLSLARTMWSMPPDHGAAVARIILDTPELRADWEAEVKEMCIRIRSLRARLAASDPRLAYIDEQNGMFSMLPLSPEQVKALQAEEGIYMAGSGRFNVAGLSDDNVDRFAKAVAARL, encoded by the coding sequence ATGGCGGACGCTGGCACTGGCACCGGATCGACGTTGCTTTTCGACCGGCTGAAGCCGCAGGCGCCGGACGCCTTGCTCGCCCTCATCGCGCTCGCCAACGCCGACAAGCGGCCGACCAAGATCGATGTCGGCGTGGGCGTCTATCGCGACGCGGCGGGCGGCACCCCCATCCTGCGCGCGGTGAAGAAAGCCGAGCTGATTCTCCTCGATACGCAGGAGACGAAGGCCTATCTCGGCGCCGAGGGTGACGTCCGCTTCGTGCAGTTGATGAAGGAATTGGCTTTCGGTCCGGGCGCGTCCGACAGCCGGATCGTCGGCGTTCAAACGCCGGGCGGCTGCGGCGCGCTCCGCCTCGGCGCGGAGCTGATCCGCCAGGCGGGCGGCGGCGCGCGCATCTTCATCGGCCAGCCGACCTGGCCCAATCACGCGCCTCTGATCGGCTGCGCGGGGCTGCCGATGGTCGATTATAAATATTACGACCGCGACAGCCACACGATCTGCTTTCCGCAGATGATGGAGGCGCTGGAGGAGGCGCGCCCTGGCGACCTCGTCCTGCTCCACGGCTGCTGCCACAATCCCACGGGCGCGGATTTGAGCCTCGAGCAATGGGACATTGTGTCCGCGTTCATGGCGCGACGCGGACTCGTGCCGTTCATCGACCTTGCCTATCAGGGTTTGGGCAACGGGTTGGAAGCCGACGCGGCGGGCATGCGGATGGCGGTGGAGCGGTGCGAGCAGGCCCTCGTCGCCCATAGCTGCGACAAGAATTTCGGCGTCTATCGCGACCGCACCGGCTCGCTCTTCGTCAAGGGCGCGAATGACGAAACGGCCCAGCTCATCTACCGCAACCTCCTTTCGCTCGCCCGCACCATGTGGTCGATGCCGCCCGACCATGGCGCCGCCGTCGCCCGCATCATCCTCGACACGCCCGAACTGCGCGCCGATTGGGAAGCGGAAGTGAAGGAAATGTGCATCCGCATCCGCAGCCTCCGCGCCCGCCTCGCCGCTTCCGACCCGCGCCTGGCCTATATCGACGAACAGAACGGCATGTTCTCCATGCTCCCGCTGTCTCCCGAACAGGTGAAGGCGCTTCAGGCGGAGGAAGGCATCTATATGGCCGGTTCCGGCCGGTTCAACGTCGCGGGGCTGTCCGACGACAATGTCGACCGCTTCGCCAAGGCGGTCGCGGCGCGGCTCTGA
- a CDS encoding Lrp/AsnC family transcriptional regulator encodes MKEIHRLDEVDRRLVRELQRDASLSHAALAERIGASPASVWRRVRSLENAGVLGKTVRLADAEQLGRAVNVLCQVRMNRQTMADRSEFESFIQSREEIVECYSMSGEWDYLLRIAVKDVADYDRFVMRGVLAHPSVANAASNFALRQVKYTTEIPV; translated from the coding sequence ATGAAAGAAATTCATCGCCTGGACGAAGTGGACCGCCGACTCGTACGCGAGTTGCAGCGTGACGCGAGCCTCAGCCACGCGGCGCTCGCCGAACGGATCGGCGCCTCTCCAGCGTCTGTCTGGCGGCGGGTGCGCAGCCTTGAAAATGCGGGCGTACTTGGCAAGACGGTGCGGCTCGCCGATGCCGAACAGCTAGGCCGCGCGGTCAACGTGCTTTGCCAGGTGCGCATGAACCGGCAGACAATGGCGGACCGTTCGGAGTTCGAATCCTTCATCCAGTCCCGCGAAGAGATCGTCGAATGCTATTCGATGTCGGGCGAATGGGATTATCTGCTGCGCATCGCGGTCAAGGACGTGGCGGATTATGACCGCTTCGTGATGCGCGGCGTGCTTGCCCATCCCTCGGTGGCGAACGCGGCGTCCAATTTCGCGCTCAGGCAGGTGAAATATACGACGGAAATACCCGTCTAA